The following coding sequences are from one Seonamhaeicola sp. ML3 window:
- a CDS encoding o-succinylbenzoate synthase: MLKASYKKYILNFKQASGTSRGILRTKETWFIILESQGKRGIGETGLFRGLSADDRPNYQEKLEWACQNINLGLDNLLAHLTEWPSIQFGLEMAFKSLASEDGFELFPSKFTNSDAAIAINGLIWMGSERFMKQQIEDKIKAGFDCIKMKIGAIDFETECNLLKSIRTTFSSDEIQLRVDANGAFSPSEALEKLKILSDFDLHSIEQPIKQGQIADMAKLCAITPLPIALDEELIGVYSVTKKRELIQTITPQFIILKPSLVGGFKGSDEWIDIAEQNQARWWITSALESNIGLNAIAQYTYLKRSNMPQGLGTGGLFTNNIDSPLKVKDGALHYSKEKDWSLEKIT; the protein is encoded by the coding sequence GTGTTAAAAGCTTCTTACAAAAAATACATCTTAAATTTTAAACAAGCTAGTGGTACCTCTCGAGGTATATTAAGGACCAAGGAAACTTGGTTTATCATTTTAGAATCTCAAGGAAAACGCGGTATAGGTGAAACAGGTCTTTTTAGAGGGCTCTCTGCAGATGACAGACCTAATTACCAAGAAAAGTTAGAATGGGCATGTCAAAATATTAATTTGGGATTGGATAATCTTCTTGCTCATCTTACAGAATGGCCCAGTATTCAATTTGGATTAGAAATGGCCTTTAAGTCGTTGGCTTCTGAAGATGGTTTCGAACTTTTTCCCTCTAAATTCACCAACAGTGACGCTGCTATTGCCATCAATGGCTTAATATGGATGGGTTCTGAACGCTTCATGAAACAACAAATTGAAGATAAAATAAAAGCCGGTTTTGATTGCATAAAGATGAAAATTGGAGCCATAGATTTCGAAACCGAATGCAATCTTTTAAAGTCTATAAGAACTACTTTCTCATCAGATGAAATACAGTTAAGGGTAGATGCCAATGGCGCTTTTTCACCTTCTGAAGCTCTCGAAAAACTAAAAATACTTTCAGATTTCGATTTGCATTCTATAGAACAACCCATAAAACAGGGGCAAATAGCAGATATGGCCAAACTTTGTGCAATAACACCATTGCCCATTGCTTTAGACGAAGAATTGATTGGTGTTTATTCTGTAACAAAAAAGCGTGAATTAATACAAACCATAACCCCACAATTTATTATCTTGAAGCCCAGTTTAGTCGGTGGTTTTAAGGGTAGTGATGAGTGGATAGATATTGCAGAACAAAATCAAGCAAGATGGTGGATTACCAGTGCACTGGAGAGTAATATTGGGCTAAATGCCATAGCGCAGTATACGTATTTAAAACGAAGTAATATGCCGCAAGGTTTGGGAACAGGAGGTTTATTTACCAACAACATAGATAGTCCCTTAAAAGTAAAAGATGGGGCTTTGCATTACTCAAAAGAGAAAGACTGGAGTTTAGAAAAAATAACTTGA
- a CDS encoding CPBP family intramembrane glutamic endopeptidase has product MYIAQAFNILHDWWRYLVGLIIIILAWQLLGAIPLGIAIFAKVFSEGGDFSQLEANDMLSMLEPNLNLFLLLLMFAIGLIAVLLVSKYLHKQSLTHLTTSRKKIDWKRFWFIFILWGVVSSSFVLIDYFLIAPEDYELNFKTVPFLILCIIAIIMVPMQTSFEEYLFRGYLMQGLGVSSVHQKFPFTIIYTIIGIVGYIYFDSIYNFGFMEAIIIFILLVSLLVLLLNTKNLTTSSLDSLLYKVLKRNSTPLILTSVVFGLLHIANPEVEQLGYVIMVYYIGTGLFLGIITLMDEGMELALGFHAANNLFTALLVTADWTAFQTHSVLKDMSDPEKMGIMEIFVPVFVIFPILLFILSKKYKWNNWKDKLFGPVLPPTNDDYKILEDIETN; this is encoded by the coding sequence ATGTATATAGCACAAGCGTTTAATATTTTACATGATTGGTGGCGTTATTTGGTTGGACTAATTATTATAATTTTAGCTTGGCAGCTTTTAGGAGCCATTCCGTTGGGGATAGCTATTTTTGCCAAGGTATTTAGTGAAGGTGGAGATTTTAGTCAATTAGAAGCAAACGATATGCTCTCTATGCTAGAACCTAACCTCAATTTATTCTTATTGTTGTTAATGTTCGCCATTGGCTTAATTGCTGTTTTATTGGTTTCTAAATATTTGCACAAGCAATCACTAACACACTTAACAACAAGCCGTAAGAAGATAGATTGGAAACGGTTCTGGTTTATTTTTATACTTTGGGGCGTTGTATCTAGTAGCTTTGTACTCATCGATTATTTTCTTATAGCTCCGGAGGATTACGAGCTAAACTTTAAAACAGTTCCCTTTTTAATTCTTTGTATTATAGCTATTATCATGGTACCCATGCAAACAAGTTTTGAGGAATACCTGTTTAGGGGTTATTTAATGCAAGGTCTTGGGGTTTCCTCTGTTCATCAAAAGTTCCCTTTTACTATAATTTATACAATAATTGGTATTGTTGGATATATCTATTTTGACAGTATTTATAATTTTGGTTTTATGGAAGCTATAATTATATTTATATTATTGGTAAGTCTTCTAGTTTTACTTTTGAATACAAAAAACCTTACTACTTCCTCTTTGGATAGTTTATTATACAAGGTTTTAAAAAGAAATTCCACACCACTAATCCTAACTTCTGTAGTTTTTGGCTTATTACATATCGCCAATCCCGAAGTTGAACAATTGGGTTACGTTATTATGGTCTACTACATTGGTACTGGTCTATTTTTGGGAATAATAACGCTCATGGATGAGGGTATGGAACTAGCTCTAGGGTTCCACGCAGCCAATAACTTATTTACCGCTTTATTGGTAACAGCAGACTGGACGGCTTTCCAAACTCATTCTGTTTTAAAAGATATGTCTGACCCAGAGAAAATGGGCATAATGGAGATTTTCGTGCCTGTATTTGTAATATTCCCCATACTGTTATTTATCTTATCTAAAAAGTACAAGTGGAATAATTGGAAAGATAAATTATTTGGCCCGGTATTACCACCAACAAACGACGATTATAAAATTCTTGAAGATATAGAAACCAATTAG
- a CDS encoding AMP-binding protein: protein MTPTYKNVHNRFKLNNYHYSYEDLMEVAYSFTKEGEPYQRELGVFLLDWLDKEDYVKVQTSGSTGKPKKIKIKKQAMVHSAIATGDFFNLTPGKKVLSCLPSNFIAGKMMIVRAIILGLELDMVKPSVEPRIDLNKKYDFCAFTPMQLKNFAKYLKSLKTAIVGGGRVSSHIKELIKDKPTNIYETFGMTETISHIAVRKLNNFTGDESEKYFETLPGVTVSKDERGCLVIEAPSLTDEKLITNDIVEVYSDNSFDWLGRYDNVINSGGIKLYPEQIEEKLQTKINGEFFVTAQPDDVLGERLVLLVEGEEGSIDTSIFEVLDKYEVPKETYYIPKFAETLSGKIHRQKTLELLN from the coding sequence ATGACACCAACCTACAAAAACGTTCACAACAGATTTAAATTAAATAACTATCACTACTCTTATGAAGACCTTATGGAGGTGGCCTATAGTTTCACAAAAGAAGGCGAACCCTACCAAAGAGAATTAGGAGTGTTTTTATTAGATTGGTTAGACAAAGAGGACTATGTAAAGGTCCAAACCTCTGGTTCAACTGGGAAACCCAAAAAAATAAAAATTAAAAAGCAGGCAATGGTACATTCTGCGATTGCTACTGGCGATTTTTTCAATTTAACTCCAGGGAAAAAAGTTTTAAGTTGCTTACCCTCTAATTTTATAGCAGGAAAAATGATGATTGTTAGGGCTATTATTTTAGGGTTAGAACTAGATATGGTAAAGCCTTCAGTAGAACCTAGAATAGATTTAAACAAAAAATACGATTTCTGTGCTTTTACACCAATGCAGCTCAAAAATTTCGCTAAGTATTTAAAATCTTTAAAAACCGCGATTGTAGGTGGTGGGCGCGTATCATCTCACATTAAGGAATTGATTAAAGATAAGCCAACGAACATTTATGAGACTTTTGGTATGACCGAAACCATATCGCATATCGCCGTTAGAAAACTAAACAATTTCACGGGAGACGAATCTGAAAAATATTTTGAGACGTTACCAGGTGTTACAGTATCTAAAGATGAAAGAGGTTGCTTGGTTATTGAGGCACCAAGTCTTACAGATGAAAAGTTGATCACTAATGATATCGTTGAAGTGTACTCCGATAATTCTTTTGATTGGTTAGGGCGTTATGACAATGTAATCAATTCGGGTGGGATAAAATTGTATCCAGAACAAATTGAAGAAAAACTTCAAACTAAAATAAACGGCGAGTTTTTTGTGACAGCTCAACCAGACGATGTTCTTGGTGAAAGACTAGTATTATTGGTAGAAGGCGAAGAAGGCTCTATTGATACTTCTATTTTTGAGGTTTTAGATAAATACGAAGTGCCCAAAGAAACGTATTATATACCTAAGTTTGCTGAAACACTTTCTGGAAAAATCCATAGGCAGAAAACTTTAGAATTACTGAATTAG
- a CDS encoding VWA domain-containing protein, with protein sequence MKQLSTLFWVFCALVQIQAQEKFVKGTVTEYQTNTPIPGVTIIVKGNTTGATTDFDGEYELKVNEKDVLVFSYIGFKTKEVQVGTTATIDVVLEPDLQTLDEVVVVGYGVQRKSSVVGAVTSIQAESISKSRRRKQNTNAYHNSIANQLQSSSLSKPLGGKVTGIAVSNSEELNQQNGKIYIRGMSTFSNTKSPLVIVDGITVSHDTLNNLNVNDISNVSVLKDAKASHIYGSKGANGVIIISTNSNYAKVQKQPLYIVDGSPIKKENNHVVEGLSESDILNKKSYRGKEAKKKFGAVAKNGCVVINTKQGNFNLYNDDTYAIIEENSFESTLRAPLSTFSIDVDKASYSNVRRMINNGMPVEPDAVKIEEMVNYFNYNYPQPKGNHPFSINTEVCKTPWHNQTKIVKIGLQGKTFESADLPPSNLTFLIDVSGSMGASNKLPLLKSAFKLLVNQLREKDKVSIVVYAGAAGVVLEPTSGSNKSKIIEALDNLEAGGSTAGGAGITLAYKLAEQNFKKNGNNRVILATDGDFNVGDSSDKAMEKLIEEKRKSGVFLSVLGFGYGNYKDSKLETLADKGNGNHAYIDTMQEAQKVFGKEFGGTLYTIAKDVKIQIEFNPNKVKAYRLIGYENRMLNDEDFVDDKKDAGELGSGHTVTALYEVIPQGVKTDYIKAVTDLKYTKAAVSDNFSNELFTVKFRYKKPDQQKSIEMVHVQKDEVSEPTSDLNFASAVALFGMQLRQSKYHNNSKIEDVIALANKGRGEDKQGYRVEFIRLVSSYQNL encoded by the coding sequence ATGAAACAACTATCCACACTTTTTTGGGTCTTTTGCGCCTTAGTACAAATTCAAGCTCAAGAAAAATTTGTTAAAGGAACAGTAACCGAATATCAAACGAATACTCCTATACCTGGCGTAACTATAATTGTCAAAGGTAATACAACTGGAGCTACAACCGATTTTGATGGTGAATATGAGCTCAAGGTTAACGAAAAAGACGTTTTAGTCTTTAGCTATATTGGGTTTAAAACAAAAGAGGTTCAGGTTGGAACGACTGCTACAATAGATGTTGTGCTGGAACCTGACTTGCAAACTCTAGACGAAGTTGTTGTTGTTGGTTATGGTGTACAAAGGAAGTCCTCTGTGGTGGGGGCGGTAACCTCTATTCAAGCCGAATCGATATCTAAATCAAGGCGAAGAAAGCAAAATACAAATGCATATCACAATAGTATTGCAAACCAATTGCAGTCGTCTTCTTTATCTAAGCCTTTGGGAGGTAAAGTTACAGGTATAGCGGTTTCAAATTCTGAAGAATTAAACCAACAGAATGGTAAAATTTACATCAGAGGTATGTCAACGTTTTCAAACACAAAATCACCCTTAGTTATTGTAGATGGTATTACAGTTAGCCATGATACCTTAAATAATCTTAACGTAAATGATATTAGCAACGTAAGTGTGCTTAAAGATGCCAAGGCTTCTCATATCTATGGTAGTAAAGGTGCTAATGGCGTTATTATTATTTCGACAAACTCTAATTATGCAAAAGTTCAAAAACAGCCTTTGTACATTGTAGATGGCAGCCCTATAAAAAAGGAAAACAACCATGTTGTAGAAGGGTTAAGTGAAAGTGATATACTAAATAAAAAATCGTATAGGGGAAAAGAAGCCAAGAAAAAGTTTGGAGCTGTTGCTAAGAACGGTTGTGTTGTAATCAATACAAAGCAGGGAAATTTTAACTTATATAATGATGATACCTATGCCATTATTGAAGAAAATAGTTTTGAAAGTACTTTAAGAGCGCCATTATCAACGTTTTCAATAGATGTAGATAAGGCTTCATATAGTAATGTTAGACGAATGATTAACAATGGTATGCCAGTAGAACCCGATGCGGTGAAAATTGAAGAAATGGTTAACTACTTTAATTATAACTATCCACAGCCCAAAGGGAATCATCCGTTTTCTATCAACACAGAAGTTTGTAAAACCCCTTGGCATAATCAAACAAAAATTGTAAAAATTGGTCTTCAGGGAAAAACTTTCGAAAGTGCAGATTTACCTCCTTCTAATTTAACGTTCTTAATTGATGTCTCTGGGTCTATGGGAGCTAGTAATAAATTACCACTATTAAAGTCGGCTTTCAAGTTATTAGTAAATCAACTCAGAGAAAAAGACAAAGTGTCTATAGTTGTCTATGCAGGTGCAGCGGGTGTTGTGCTGGAGCCAACTTCGGGGAGTAACAAATCGAAAATCATAGAGGCTTTAGATAATCTTGAAGCTGGAGGTTCTACGGCTGGTGGTGCTGGTATAACCTTAGCTTATAAACTAGCAGAGCAAAACTTTAAGAAGAACGGTAATAATAGAGTGATTCTAGCTACAGATGGCGATTTTAACGTGGGGGACTCCAGTGATAAAGCTATGGAAAAATTAATTGAGGAAAAACGAAAATCTGGTGTGTTTTTGTCGGTTTTGGGCTTTGGATATGGTAATTATAAAGATTCTAAACTTGAGACTTTAGCAGATAAAGGAAACGGTAATCATGCTTATATAGATACCATGCAGGAGGCACAAAAAGTTTTTGGAAAAGAATTTGGAGGGACATTATACACCATAGCTAAAGATGTAAAAATTCAAATAGAGTTTAATCCTAATAAGGTTAAGGCTTATCGATTAATAGGTTATGAAAATAGAATGTTAAACGATGAAGATTTTGTCGATGACAAAAAAGATGCTGGCGAATTAGGGAGTGGACATACCGTTACAGCCTTGTACGAAGTTATTCCCCAAGGTGTTAAAACCGATTATATTAAAGCTGTTACAGACCTAAAATATACCAAAGCAGCAGTATCAGATAACTTTTCTAATGAACTTTTTACCGTAAAGTTTAGATATAAGAAACCAGACCAACAAAAGAGTATTGAAATGGTACATGTGCAAAAGGATGAGGTGTCCGAACCAACATCAGATTTAAATTTTGCATCGGCAGTGGCGCTATTTGGCATGCAGCTTAGACAATCTAAGTATCATAACAACTCTAAAATCGAAGATGTTATTGCTTTAGCCAATAAAGGCCGTGGTGAAGATAAACAAGGTTATAGAGTAGAGTTTATTAGGTTGGTGTCTTCTTACCAAAACTTATAA
- a CDS encoding class I SAM-dependent rRNA methyltransferase encodes MFTKQIKSSYQPKRLAVKLSAKGEKSVLNKHPWVFSNSIEKISDNAKTGDLAIIFGKRKNKVIGLGLYDADSPIRIKMIHYASAEINASFFLKRIEIAFDKRKPLLKTNTNSYRLLFGENDGFPGLIADVYSDVLVVKLYSEIWLPYFDIILKGLQEVSQVNTIVLRLSRTIQQSKNHQFLDGEVVFGTLKNEVVEFVEHHVKFSANVIKGHKTGYFLDHRHNRKQVGEFSKNKTVLDVFSYAGGFSVHALFNGAKEVTSLDISKQALDIALENGKRNNYKGKHFTIAGDAFKELNKLIKANKQFDVVVIDPPSFAKQQSEITLAKKKYAQLAELGVKLTSKNGLLVLASCSSRVKAESFFDINKQVLTAQKRQFSNILKTEHDIDHPVGFPEGAYLKCAYYRFKD; translated from the coding sequence TTGTTTACCAAACAGATTAAGAGTTCATATCAACCCAAACGACTTGCAGTAAAACTAAGTGCTAAAGGCGAAAAGTCAGTTTTAAACAAGCACCCTTGGGTCTTTTCCAATAGTATAGAAAAGATTAGCGATAATGCAAAAACAGGAGATTTGGCAATTATATTTGGTAAGCGAAAAAATAAGGTCATTGGTCTTGGATTGTATGATGCAGATTCTCCCATAAGAATAAAAATGATTCATTATGCTTCAGCTGAAATCAATGCATCTTTCTTTTTAAAACGCATTGAAATAGCTTTTGATAAGCGTAAGCCACTTTTAAAAACAAATACTAATAGTTATCGATTACTTTTTGGAGAGAATGATGGATTTCCTGGTTTAATAGCCGATGTTTACAGTGATGTTTTGGTAGTTAAGTTATATTCCGAAATTTGGTTACCCTATTTTGATATCATTTTAAAAGGATTACAGGAAGTTTCGCAAGTCAATACCATTGTTTTAAGATTGAGTAGAACAATTCAGCAATCTAAAAATCATCAATTCCTAGACGGTGAAGTTGTCTTTGGTACTTTAAAGAATGAAGTGGTTGAATTTGTAGAACACCATGTAAAGTTTTCAGCAAACGTTATTAAAGGACATAAAACGGGTTACTTCTTAGACCATAGGCATAATAGAAAACAAGTAGGTGAGTTTAGTAAAAACAAAACAGTTTTAGATGTGTTCTCTTATGCTGGAGGTTTTTCGGTTCATGCATTATTTAATGGAGCAAAAGAAGTAACCAGTTTAGATATAAGTAAACAAGCTCTTGATATTGCCTTGGAAAATGGCAAACGAAACAATTACAAGGGAAAACATTTTACTATCGCTGGAGATGCCTTTAAAGAGCTTAATAAGTTAATAAAGGCTAATAAACAATTTGATGTTGTTGTTATAGATCCCCCGAGTTTTGCAAAACAGCAATCGGAAATTACATTGGCCAAAAAGAAATATGCACAACTCGCAGAATTAGGTGTTAAGCTAACCTCTAAAAACGGATTGTTAGTTTTAGCATCGTGTTCTTCGAGAGTTAAAGCCGAGTCTTTTTTCGACATTAACAAACAGGTTTTAACCGCTCAAAAACGACAGTTTAGTAACATACTAAAGACTGAACACGATATAGACCACCCTGTTGGCTTTCCAGAAGGCGCCTATTTAAAATGTGCTTATTATCGATTTAAAGATTAA
- a CDS encoding nitronate monooxygenase family protein, giving the protein MAKLLTDILNINHPIIQAPMFLVSNVPMVEEAMKSGIAGCIPALNYRTLDELRLAIRVLKSSKVEGGAFGFNLIVNKSNIKYKGQLEVLCEEGCDFIITSLGSPEETIKQAHKVGIKVFCDVVDLKFAKKVELLGADAIIAVNNEAGGHRGNISPQELITNLVKNCNIPVISAGGVGCKQDVENMLSYGAAGVSVGSPFIASIEANVTQEYKQACVDYGAEDIVMTERISGTPCTVINTPYVKKIGTKATWIENLLNKNRKLKKWVKMIRFSIGMNATKNAATKATYKTVWVAGPSIEHTKEILPTSEIVKRLIS; this is encoded by the coding sequence ATGGCAAAGCTACTTACAGATATTTTAAACATAAACCATCCTATTATCCAAGCGCCCATGTTTTTGGTATCTAATGTGCCAATGGTAGAAGAAGCCATGAAAAGTGGTATTGCCGGATGTATACCTGCTCTTAATTACAGAACACTAGATGAATTACGTTTGGCCATAAGAGTTTTAAAATCTTCTAAAGTTGAAGGTGGTGCGTTTGGGTTTAATTTAATTGTAAATAAGTCTAATATTAAATACAAAGGCCAGTTAGAGGTACTTTGTGAAGAAGGCTGCGATTTTATTATAACCTCTTTGGGAAGTCCAGAAGAAACCATAAAACAGGCTCATAAAGTGGGCATAAAAGTGTTTTGTGATGTAGTAGATTTAAAATTTGCTAAAAAAGTGGAATTACTAGGTGCAGACGCTATAATAGCTGTTAACAATGAAGCAGGTGGTCATCGAGGTAATATTTCTCCTCAAGAACTTATAACCAATTTGGTTAAAAATTGTAACATTCCTGTAATATCTGCAGGAGGAGTAGGGTGTAAGCAAGATGTTGAAAATATGCTAAGTTATGGTGCTGCAGGTGTTTCTGTAGGAAGTCCTTTTATAGCCTCCATAGAAGCTAATGTTACCCAAGAGTATAAACAGGCTTGTGTAGATTATGGTGCAGAAGACATTGTAATGACAGAGCGTATATCTGGTACTCCATGTACTGTAATTAACACGCCTTACGTTAAAAAAATAGGAACTAAGGCCACTTGGATTGAAAATCTCCTAAACAAAAACAGGAAGTTAAAGAAGTGGGTAAAAATGATTCGTTTTTCAATAGGTATGAATGCTACCAAAAACGCAGCTACTAAGGCTACATATAAAACAGTTTGGGTAGCAGGACCAAGTATAGAGCATACCAAAGAAATTCTTCCAACATCTGAAATAGTTAAGCGACTCATCTCTTAA
- a CDS encoding discoidin domain-containing protein → MSILFLFYFTGLIDAQNQNVTLDASADYYVNSQTLGRTPIGGDTIFVSATRTFPLKFQNIEGDSINPIVVINTGGQVKIDGVPSNTWGALSFENCKYIKVSGAGHPGFKYGFELKAIECGLAFSELSSDCEVENLKISHDGFFGIMAKKDYGGNPPSPYPIFKNLIIHDCFIENVSEGMYLGETKSPGMEFKHVKIYNNIIRNTQRESIQIANMVEDVEIYNNTMINAGTDGDIYHMNNLQIGTNSVVNAYNNIIMDAPVWGIISMGKGDCTFTNNYIASSQGIFIDNRPLGDTLTPIDFQNNYLRSISGGQIIRNMNELNYFTAHGNKYDTNITFYLDQTGVDNDTIYNNTLTTVSEILFTDPTNNDYSLAPGTAAEYLNMGAPGGPELLEYDDPATTPRQLIITPEMVIDSVQGGSVRSPLFLFDEQGLDIEANEHAVSDSWKPDYGMYEDSYHAIVDLGEEHKVTEINLHDMHDVRNFTVEYLDSTLVWNTVFVDSLENFNTWKTHATDFESRYIRFSMYDHVFAAVNEVTIQGYPLIKESQQIVIDSTMYSDLVPGGSVYPVSNLFDEQNIDVEANQHPTSGSWKPHVNSSEGPYYALIDFGQDYHISEVKLHDMHAIFDFVVEYGDGENWTELFTESCGSFNIWKTHETDVNTRYIRLKMPSSPFAAINEIIFNGYPIMTLLAPEPEQEPDPEPEPESSQIVVTSSMVTDLVSGGSVSSAQFLFDEQTLDPVANDRAISNTWKPYYNNSMAPYYITIDLQTAYNLTKIYMHDMHDVKDFNVEYDDNGTWTNLFVESCNGFNVWKEHTVDVETRYLRFGMLDSPFAAINEIILFGYSPGSSSKSSKEKVSETAVGNEVDTFKAFTLYPNPVNESLYLRFPETMLGLNQIKIYDLLGKVVYEQNIDVKVSSAPVKINIMKLDKASGFFVLSAIDKTGERHDIKFMKQ, encoded by the coding sequence ATGTCAATTCTATTTTTATTCTATTTTACAGGTTTAATCGATGCGCAAAACCAGAATGTAACATTAGATGCAAGCGCCGATTATTACGTAAATTCACAAACTTTGGGTAGAACTCCCATTGGAGGTGATACCATATTTGTATCTGCTACCAGAACTTTCCCTTTGAAGTTTCAGAATATTGAAGGAGATTCCATAAATCCTATTGTTGTTATAAACACTGGTGGACAAGTTAAGATTGACGGTGTACCTTCCAATACATGGGGAGCGCTTAGCTTTGAAAACTGTAAATACATCAAAGTGAGTGGGGCGGGACACCCTGGGTTTAAGTACGGTTTTGAATTAAAGGCTATTGAGTGTGGTTTGGCTTTCAGTGAATTGAGTTCAGATTGTGAGGTTGAAAACTTAAAAATAAGTCATGATGGTTTTTTTGGTATCATGGCAAAGAAGGATTATGGTGGTAATCCACCAAGTCCATATCCAATTTTTAAAAACTTGATTATTCATGATTGTTTTATCGAGAATGTATCAGAGGGTATGTATTTGGGTGAGACCAAATCTCCTGGTATGGAATTCAAGCACGTTAAAATTTATAACAATATTATTCGTAACACGCAACGTGAATCTATACAAATAGCCAATATGGTCGAAGATGTTGAGATTTACAACAACACAATGATAAACGCTGGAACAGATGGCGATATCTACCACATGAATAATTTGCAAATAGGTACTAACAGTGTCGTAAATGCATATAATAACATTATAATGGATGCTCCTGTTTGGGGGATTATTAGCATGGGAAAAGGCGATTGTACTTTCACTAATAATTATATCGCTTCTAGTCAAGGTATTTTTATTGATAACAGGCCTTTAGGAGATACCCTAACCCCAATAGATTTTCAAAATAATTATTTAAGGTCTATTAGTGGAGGCCAAATAATAAGGAACATGAACGAGCTTAATTATTTTACTGCCCATGGAAACAAGTACGATACTAATATTACATTTTATCTAGACCAAACAGGTGTTGATAATGACACTATCTATAACAACACCTTAACAACGGTATCTGAAATTCTATTTACAGATCCAACCAATAACGACTACTCGTTAGCACCCGGAACTGCTGCAGAGTATTTAAACATGGGAGCACCTGGTGGTCCAGAATTGTTGGAATATGATGATCCCGCTACAACACCCAGACAACTCATAATAACACCTGAAATGGTTATAGATTCAGTACAAGGCGGTAGTGTGCGTTCTCCTTTGTTTTTGTTCGATGAACAGGGGCTGGATATAGAAGCTAATGAACATGCTGTGAGTGATTCATGGAAACCAGATTATGGTATGTATGAGGATTCATATCATGCTATTGTAGATTTGGGAGAGGAACACAAAGTCACCGAAATTAATCTGCACGATATGCATGATGTACGAAACTTTACGGTAGAGTATTTAGATTCAACTTTAGTCTGGAATACTGTTTTTGTGGATTCGCTCGAAAATTTCAATACATGGAAAACCCACGCCACAGATTTTGAAAGCAGATACATCCGTTTTTCTATGTACGACCACGTTTTTGCGGCAGTAAATGAAGTTACGATTCAAGGATACCCACTTATTAAAGAATCTCAGCAAATAGTTATTGACTCAACCATGTATTCAGATTTGGTCCCTGGTGGTAGTGTTTATCCGGTTTCTAATCTGTTTGATGAGCAGAATATAGATGTAGAGGCTAATCAACATCCAACAAGTGGATCGTGGAAACCCCATGTGAATTCAAGTGAAGGGCCGTATTATGCGCTGATTGATTTTGGACAAGACTACCATATCTCTGAAGTAAAATTACATGATATGCATGCTATTTTTGACTTTGTTGTTGAATATGGCGATGGTGAAAATTGGACCGAACTATTCACAGAATCCTGTGGTAGTTTCAATATATGGAAGACACATGAAACTGATGTAAATACAAGGTATATTCGTTTAAAAATGCCATCAAGCCCTTTTGCGGCAATAAATGAAATTATTTTTAACGGTTACCCTATCATGACGCTTCTTGCTCCAGAACCCGAACAAGAGCCTGATCCAGAACCAGAACCAGAATCTTCACAAATCGTTGTGACCTCAAGTATGGTTACAGATTTAGTTTCCGGTGGGAGTGTAAGCTCGGCTCAATTTTTATTTGACGAACAAACTTTAGACCCTGTAGCTAATGATAGAGCCATAAGTAACACATGGAAACCCTATTATAATAATTCAATGGCACCGTATTATATCACTATAGATTTGCAAACAGCATATAATCTCACAAAAATCTATATGCACGATATGCATGATGTTAAAGATTTTAACGTAGAATATGATGACAATGGTACTTGGACGAATCTATTCGTAGAGTCTTGTAACGGTTTTAATGTTTGGAAAGAACATACTGTAGATGTGGAAACAAGATACTTAAGATTTGGTATGTTAGATAGTCCCTTTGCTGCCATTAACGAGATCATTCTTTTTGGTTATAGCCCGGGGAGTAGTTCAAAATCCAGTAAAGAAAAGGTTTCGGAAACTGCAGTGGGAAATGAAGTAGATACTTTTAAAGCGTTTACGTTGTACCCTAATCCCGTAAACGAATCGTTATACTTGAGATTTCCAGAAACCATGCTCGGATTAAACCAGATTAAGATATATGATTTATTAGGTAAGGTGGTATATGAGCAAAACATCGATGTTAAAGTTAGTTCAGCTCCTGTAAAAATTAATATCATGAAACTCGACAAAGCCTCTGGTTTCTTTGTGTTAAGTGCAATCGATAAAACAGGGGAGCGCCATGACATAAAGTTCATGAAACAATAA